A genomic stretch from Nitrobacter winogradskyi Nb-255 includes:
- a CDS encoding glycosyltransferase family 39 protein produces the protein MRFTSLVVELIRARPLLVFWIVALFQAAMWLLVPLLLYRGPPDGLATALAFGREYQVGTDLGPPLAFWLADIAYRAAGSHMFGIYLLSQFCIIVAFRVLFELARTIVGSQQAVLALLLTMTVTAFGAPSLTFGPQVLALPLWSLLLLHAWRIIGQGRNAWFALSIEAGLLLLTTPDAAGLLLALAVFALATERGRNALSSVDSLFALLVIAVLALPYLIWLVRADALGAPPWIDGLELNQLLRWGGLLLSLLLAIPGLVLLVVLNSRFVNRASEDAPVIVRPPVDPLAQIFVYVFALAPALGGSLVAALSGVDHVIGGAPIALSMSGLVIVLLSGDLIHLHRLRLLRAAWLTAVVAPALAVVAMVVGQPWFTNTEVATSLPASAIGAYFGESFERRTNRPLHAVAGDPQLAALVALGPSRPHLLLDAAPIAFSSEAESGSREENASKHKDSRRTPWITPAKFTELGGVVVWRASDTAGTPPEAIVKRFPGIVPEIPRTFDRLVNGRLPLLRIGWAIVRPKAP, from the coding sequence ATGCGTTTCACATCGCTGGTTGTCGAACTGATCCGCGCCAGGCCGCTTCTGGTATTCTGGATCGTGGCGCTGTTTCAGGCGGCGATGTGGCTGCTCGTGCCGCTGCTGTTGTACCGGGGGCCGCCAGACGGTCTCGCGACCGCGCTGGCGTTCGGCCGGGAATATCAGGTCGGAACCGATCTCGGGCCGCCGCTGGCGTTCTGGCTCGCCGACATCGCCTATCGAGCGGCCGGCAGCCACATGTTCGGCATCTACCTGTTGTCGCAATTCTGCATCATTGTCGCCTTCCGGGTTCTGTTTGAACTGGCCCGTACCATCGTCGGCAGCCAGCAAGCGGTCCTTGCCCTGCTGCTGACCATGACGGTGACCGCGTTCGGAGCTCCGAGCCTGACATTCGGCCCGCAGGTGCTCGCCCTTCCTCTATGGTCTTTGCTGCTGCTGCATGCCTGGCGGATCATCGGGCAGGGCCGCAATGCCTGGTTCGCGCTGTCGATCGAAGCCGGCCTGCTGTTGCTGACCACGCCGGACGCGGCCGGCTTGTTGCTGGCGCTGGCCGTGTTTGCGCTGGCCACGGAGCGAGGACGAAATGCCCTGAGCTCGGTCGATTCGCTGTTCGCGCTCTTGGTGATCGCCGTGCTTGCGCTGCCCTACCTGATCTGGCTGGTGCGCGCGGACGCACTCGGCGCGCCGCCGTGGATCGATGGTCTCGAACTGAATCAGCTGTTGCGCTGGGGCGGCCTGCTTCTTTCGCTCCTGCTCGCGATTCCCGGCCTTGTGCTGCTGGTCGTCCTGAATTCCCGTTTCGTCAACCGGGCCTCCGAGGACGCGCCGGTCATCGTGCGGCCGCCGGTGGATCCGTTGGCGCAGATATTCGTCTACGTCTTCGCGCTCGCGCCGGCGCTCGGCGGAAGCCTGGTTGCGGCGCTGTCCGGCGTCGATCACGTCATCGGCGGCGCGCCGATCGCGCTGTCGATGTCGGGTCTGGTGATCGTGCTGCTCTCCGGCGATCTCATCCATCTGCATAGGCTGCGCCTGCTGCGTGCGGCGTGGCTCACCGCCGTCGTGGCTCCGGCGCTGGCCGTGGTTGCGATGGTCGTGGGTCAGCCGTGGTTTACCAATACCGAGGTTGCGACATCCCTCCCGGCGTCCGCCATCGGCGCTTATTTCGGCGAGAGTTTCGAGCGCCGCACCAACCGTCCGCTGCACGCTGTCGCGGGCGATCCGCAATTGGCGGCCCTCGTGGCGCTCGGTCCGTCTCGGCCGCATCTGCTGCTCGACGCGGCGCCTATAGCGTTTTCGAGCGAAGCGGAATCCGGTTCGCGTGAAGAAAACGCGTCAAAACATAAAGATTCCAGGCGCACGCCGTGGATAACGCCGGCGAAATTCACCGAACTCGGCGGGGTCGTGGTCTGGCGAGCGTCCGACACCGCGGGCACGCCGCCCGAAGCCATTGTGAAGCGGTTTCCGGGCATCGTTCCGGAGATTCCGCGCACGTTTGATCGTCTCGTCAACGGCCGGCTGCCATTGTTGCGGATCGGCTGGGCCATCGTCCGCCCGAAAGCGCCGTGA
- a CDS encoding ribonuclease HII has protein sequence MIRATPPKRRLKAGTINVAPSFMRERDLMECGVWPVAGCDEVGRGPLAGPVVAAAVVLDPNHIPKGIDDSKRLTAARREELFEEIVATASFAVACAPIERIDRDNILRASLWALARAVHALPDTPKHVFVDGRDRIDIACACEPVIGGDGLVLSIAAASIVAKVTRDRLMCKLARDCPGYGFETHKGYAVPGHLEALGRLGPSSHHRSFFAPVVAARERHRALLAGASASISETSATVAVEAVI, from the coding sequence ATGATTCGCGCAACGCCTCCGAAGCGTCGTCTGAAAGCAGGGACTATCAACGTTGCGCCGAGTTTCATGCGTGAGCGTGACCTGATGGAGTGCGGCGTCTGGCCGGTCGCCGGCTGCGATGAGGTCGGGCGCGGGCCATTGGCGGGGCCGGTGGTCGCCGCCGCGGTCGTGCTGGACCCGAACCATATTCCCAAAGGCATCGACGACTCCAAGCGCCTGACCGCCGCGCGCCGCGAGGAGTTGTTCGAGGAGATCGTGGCGACCGCATCTTTCGCGGTGGCCTGCGCGCCGATCGAGCGGATCGACCGCGACAATATCCTGCGCGCATCACTGTGGGCGCTGGCGCGCGCGGTTCATGCGCTGCCGGACACGCCGAAGCACGTCTTCGTCGACGGGCGCGACAGAATAGATATCGCTTGCGCGTGCGAGCCGGTGATCGGCGGCGATGGCCTGGTGCTGTCGATCGCCGCCGCCTCGATCGTCGCCAAGGTCACGCGCGACCGGCTGATGTGCAAGCTGGCGCGGGATTGCCCCGGCTACGGCTTCGAGACACACAAGGGCTACGCGGTCCCCGGCCATCTCGAAGCGCTCGGCCGTCTTGGGCCAAGCTCTCATCATCGCAGTTTCTTCGCCCCGGTTGTCGCCGCGCGCGAGCGTCATCGCGCGCTGCTCGCCGGAGCAAGCGCTTCCATCAGTGAAACGTCGGCCACGGTAGCGGTCGAGGCTGTCATCTGA
- a CDS encoding DMT family transporter, with amino-acid sequence MNAWGLLAISIVAEVTATTLLTKSEGFGKPVYGVAALAIFAGCFWALSQVLTRIPVGVAYAIWSGAGVVLISLIGAIFLRQSPSMIQILFISLIVVGAVGLNLTTSVSQ; translated from the coding sequence ATGAACGCCTGGGGACTTCTTGCCATCAGCATCGTCGCCGAAGTCACCGCAACAACGCTGCTCACCAAATCCGAAGGCTTCGGCAAGCCGGTCTACGGCGTTGCCGCGCTGGCGATCTTCGCCGGCTGCTTCTGGGCGCTATCGCAGGTTTTGACCCGCATTCCGGTCGGCGTCGCCTATGCCATCTGGTCCGGGGCCGGCGTGGTGCTGATCTCGCTGATCGGCGCCATATTCCTGCGCCAGTCGCCAAGCATGATCCAGATCCTGTTCATCAGCTTGATCGTGGTTGGCGCGGTCGGTCTCAACCTGACCACCAGCGTGTCGCAATGA
- a CDS encoding PA0069 family radical SAM protein: MSRTSPATRRNPVVTSPPASAFASSFAELEVAIDRERRRGRGAQSNVSGRFEAEARTAFDDGWQSLDDLPPFKTTLAVDAARKVITRNESPDISFDRSINPYRGCEHGCVYCFARPTHAYLGLSPGLDFESKLFAKPDAPALLEKELAAEGYEPKMIAIGTNTDPYQPIERGSRIMRGILEVLERASHPVGIVTKSALVTRDIDILARMAKRNLAKVAISVTSLDARLARSMEPRASTPMRRLEALRKLSEAGIPTTVMVAPVIPVLNDSEIERILDAAAHAGVREANYVLLRLPLEVRDLFREWLMANYPDRYRHVFTMIRDMRNGRDYDSQWGARMKGAGPIAWMIGRRFEIACEKLGLNRKRSKLTTDHFARPKRSGQQLSLF, from the coding sequence ATGAGCAGAACCTCGCCCGCCACCCGCAGAAACCCGGTCGTCACGTCGCCTCCCGCATCGGCGTTCGCGTCATCCTTCGCCGAGCTTGAGGTCGCGATCGATCGCGAGCGGCGGAGGGGACGCGGCGCGCAATCCAATGTCAGCGGTCGATTCGAGGCGGAGGCGCGAACCGCATTCGACGATGGCTGGCAAAGCCTCGACGATCTGCCGCCGTTCAAAACCACGCTCGCTGTCGACGCCGCGCGGAAAGTCATCACCCGCAACGAGTCGCCCGACATCAGTTTCGACCGCTCGATCAATCCTTACCGGGGCTGCGAGCACGGCTGCGTCTACTGTTTCGCAAGGCCGACCCATGCCTATCTCGGCCTGTCACCGGGGCTGGATTTCGAATCGAAGCTGTTCGCGAAGCCGGACGCGCCCGCCCTGTTGGAGAAGGAACTGGCCGCTGAGGGCTACGAGCCGAAAATGATCGCGATCGGGACCAACACCGATCCCTATCAGCCGATCGAGCGCGGCAGCAGGATCATGCGCGGCATCCTCGAAGTGCTGGAGCGTGCGTCGCATCCGGTCGGCATCGTCACGAAATCGGCGTTGGTGACACGCGACATCGATATTCTTGCGCGAATGGCGAAGCGCAATCTCGCCAAGGTGGCGATTTCAGTGACGTCGCTCGACGCCCGGCTCGCACGCTCGATGGAGCCGCGGGCGTCAACGCCGATGCGGCGGCTGGAGGCATTGCGCAAGCTGTCGGAAGCAGGCATTCCGACCACGGTGATGGTGGCCCCCGTGATCCCGGTGCTGAACGACAGCGAGATCGAGCGGATTCTCGATGCGGCCGCCCATGCCGGTGTCAGGGAAGCCAACTATGTGCTGCTGCGGCTGCCGCTGGAAGTGCGCGACCTGTTCCGCGAATGGCTCATGGCGAACTATCCCGATCGCTATCGTCATGTGTTCACGATGATCCGCGACATGCGCAACGGCCGCGATTACGATTCACAATGGGGCGCGCGGATGAAGGGCGCGGGACCGATCGCATGGATGATCGGCCGCCGCTTCGAGATCGCCTGCGAGAAGCTTGGGCTCAACAGGAAGCGCTCGAAGTTGACGACTGACCATTTCGCCAGGCCGAAACGTAGCGGGCAGCAGTTGAGCCTGTTCTGA
- the moaB gene encoding molybdenum cofactor biosynthesis protein B, whose product MPAIDETKPFVPLNIGVLTVSDTRSLEEDKSGAALAERLTAAGHKLAARAIVTDDVEAIRTLIKKWIADPGIDVIITTGGTGFTGRDVTPEAVEPLFEKRMDGFSIAFHMLSHAKIGTSAIQSRATAGTAGSTFVFCLPGSPGACRDGWDGILSHQLDYRTRPCNFVEIMPRLDEHLRRPKARGASA is encoded by the coding sequence ATGCCGGCCATCGACGAGACGAAGCCGTTCGTTCCTCTAAACATCGGGGTGCTGACAGTGTCAGACACGCGATCTCTTGAGGAGGACAAGTCGGGCGCGGCGCTGGCAGAGCGGCTCACCGCCGCCGGTCACAAGCTGGCCGCGCGCGCGATCGTCACTGACGATGTTGAAGCGATCCGCACGTTGATCAAAAAATGGATCGCCGACCCCGGTATCGACGTCATCATCACCACCGGCGGCACCGGCTTCACGGGGCGCGACGTTACCCCCGAGGCCGTCGAGCCGCTCTTCGAGAAGCGGATGGATGGCTTCTCGATTGCTTTCCACATGCTGAGCCACGCCAAGATCGGCACTTCGGCGATACAGAGCCGCGCGACCGCCGGCACCGCGGGTTCCACCTTCGTCTTCTGCTTGCCGGGGTCTCCCGGCGCCTGCCGGGACGGCTGGGATGGCATCCTCTCGCACCAGCTTGATTACCGCACCCGCCCCTGCAACTTCGTCGAGATCATGCCGCGGCTGGACGAACATCTTCGCCGCCCGAAGGCGAGGGGAGCGTCGGCCTGA
- the ypfJ gene encoding KPN_02809 family neutral zinc metallopeptidase, producing the protein MRDDDFRRSDNIDDRRGQGGFGGGGFGFPRGRGGLGIGTILILGIVGYAFGIDPRLLIGGAEILTGGGQAPSYQTDGRGSQGKPGAPTDEMGSMISGVLGEIDDRWDEIFKASGQRYSGPRIVLFRNATNGGRCGMAQSAMGPFYCPPDKQIFLDTEFFKQVETRFRGCSGSACRFTAAYIIAHEAGHHIQNLLGILPRVTRLQQQAGSKAEANALQVRVELQADCLSGVWVNRQAKKRPNFLEPGDIEAALTTASAIGDDTLQRQSTGRVVPDSFTHGSAVQRKRWFMTGYQQGTVQACNTFATDDL; encoded by the coding sequence ATGCGTGATGATGATTTTCGCCGGAGCGACAACATCGACGACCGTCGCGGGCAAGGCGGCTTCGGCGGCGGCGGGTTCGGCTTTCCAAGAGGGCGCGGTGGTCTCGGCATCGGCACCATTCTCATACTCGGCATTGTCGGCTATGCCTTCGGCATCGATCCGCGCCTTTTGATCGGCGGTGCGGAAATCCTGACCGGCGGCGGTCAGGCGCCGAGCTATCAGACGGACGGCCGCGGCTCGCAGGGCAAGCCCGGCGCGCCGACCGACGAGATGGGCAGCATGATTTCCGGCGTGCTGGGCGAGATCGACGATCGTTGGGATGAAATCTTTAAGGCCAGTGGGCAGCGCTATTCCGGGCCCCGTATCGTGCTGTTCCGTAACGCCACGAACGGCGGCCGCTGCGGCATGGCGCAGTCCGCGATGGGGCCGTTCTATTGTCCGCCGGACAAGCAGATCTTCCTCGACACCGAGTTCTTCAAGCAGGTGGAAACGCGCTTTCGCGGCTGCTCGGGCAGCGCTTGCCGGTTTACAGCGGCCTACATCATCGCGCACGAGGCTGGGCATCACATCCAGAACCTGCTCGGTATCCTGCCGCGCGTGACCCGATTGCAGCAGCAGGCCGGCAGCAAGGCGGAGGCGAACGCGCTGCAGGTCAGGGTCGAGCTGCAGGCGGATTGCCTTTCTGGCGTCTGGGTCAATCGCCAGGCGAAGAAACGTCCCAACTTCCTGGAGCCGGGTGACATCGAAGCCGCGCTGACCACGGCATCGGCGATCGGCGACGATACGCTGCAGCGCCAGTCGACGGGCCGTGTGGTGCCGGATTCGTTCACACATGGCTCCGCAGTGCAGCGCAAGCGCTGGTTCATGACCGGTTACCAGCAGGGCACCGTGCAGGCCTGCAACACCTTCGCGACGGATGATTTGTGA
- a CDS encoding site-specific DNA-methyltransferase, which translates to MGVSRRGASARAPRTKFDSPVSRIIIGDCVAGMSKLQAGSADLIFADPPYNLQLKGDLKRPDESHVDAVNSDWDKFSSFSAYDEFTRAWLLACRRVMKPSATIWVIGSYHNIFRVGAIMQDLGFWVLNDIVWRKTNPMPNFRGRRFTNAHETMIWAARDENAKGYTFNYEALKAANEDVQARSDWLIPLCTGNERLKDEDGRKVHPTQKPEGLLARVLLSSSKPGDLVIDPFNGTGTTGAVAKRLGRNYIGFERDRTYAAAAEKRIAAVEPLPEATLAPFMTAREAPRVAFSELIERGMISPGAKLVDAKKRHGALVRADGAIMLGDKVGSIHRIGAVAQGAGACNGWTFWHIETSKGLKLIDELRAEIRSQMASD; encoded by the coding sequence ATGGGTGTGTCGCGTCGCGGGGCGTCTGCAAGGGCGCCCCGCACTAAATTTGACTCTCCCGTTTCGCGCATCATCATTGGCGATTGCGTCGCCGGGATGTCGAAACTTCAAGCCGGATCGGCCGATCTGATCTTTGCCGATCCGCCGTATAATCTGCAACTCAAGGGCGATCTCAAGCGTCCCGACGAATCGCACGTCGACGCTGTGAACAGCGATTGGGACAAGTTCTCGTCCTTCTCCGCCTATGATGAATTCACCCGCGCCTGGCTGCTCGCCTGCCGCCGCGTCATGAAACCGTCGGCCACCATCTGGGTGATCGGATCGTATCACAACATCTTCCGCGTCGGCGCGATCATGCAGGATCTCGGATTCTGGGTGCTCAACGACATCGTCTGGCGCAAGACCAATCCGATGCCGAACTTCCGCGGCCGCCGCTTCACCAACGCCCATGAGACCATGATCTGGGCCGCGCGCGACGAGAACGCCAAAGGCTACACGTTCAACTACGAAGCGTTGAAAGCCGCCAACGAGGATGTGCAGGCGCGCTCGGACTGGCTGATTCCGCTTTGCACCGGCAACGAACGGCTGAAGGACGAGGACGGCCGCAAGGTTCATCCGACCCAGAAGCCCGAGGGTCTCCTGGCGCGGGTGCTGCTGTCGTCGTCGAAGCCGGGCGATCTCGTCATCGATCCGTTCAACGGCACGGGCACCACCGGCGCTGTCGCCAAGCGCCTCGGCCGCAACTATATCGGTTTCGAACGCGACCGGACTTACGCCGCCGCCGCCGAGAAACGCATCGCGGCGGTCGAACCGCTTCCCGAAGCCACCCTTGCCCCCTTCATGACCGCTCGCGAGGCGCCGCGCGTGGCGTTCTCCGAGCTGATCGAGCGCGGCATGATCTCGCCCGGCGCAAAACTCGTCGATGCGAAGAAGCGCCACGGCGCGCTTGTGCGCGCCGACGGAGCCATCATGCTCGGCGACAAGGTCGGCTCGATCCACCGCATCGGGGCCGTGGCGCAAGGCGCGGGCGCCTGCAACGGCTGGACCTTCTGGCACATCGAAACCAGCAAGGGTCTCAAGCTCATCGACGAACTGCGGGCCGAAATCCGCAGCCAGATGGCGAGCGACTGA
- a CDS encoding glutathione S-transferase family protein, which produces MIKFYFNGAPNPNKVALFLEEAGLPFELVPIDTRKGDQFKPEFLKVNPNGKVPAIDDDGVFVFDSNAILLYLGEKTGKFMPENTPAHRAQMLSWMMFIASGLGPYSGQAVHFKDYAPKGLDYALNRYQFEAHRHYKVLDDHLAGNRYMVGDTYSIVDMAFWGWARMAPRVIGDSVAKYPNFKRLLDEVSARPAAAKAIALKDKFTFKTENDEEALGFLYRHMKTKVS; this is translated from the coding sequence ATGATCAAGTTCTATTTCAACGGCGCGCCGAACCCCAACAAGGTCGCGCTGTTTCTGGAAGAGGCCGGCCTTCCTTTCGAACTCGTGCCGATCGACACCCGCAAGGGCGATCAGTTCAAACCGGAATTCCTGAAAGTGAATCCGAACGGCAAGGTCCCCGCAATCGATGACGACGGCGTGTTCGTCTTCGACAGCAACGCGATCCTGCTTTACCTCGGCGAGAAGACGGGCAAGTTCATGCCGGAAAACACCCCGGCCCATCGTGCGCAAATGTTGTCGTGGATGATGTTCATCGCAAGCGGGCTGGGGCCGTATTCAGGACAGGCCGTGCATTTCAAGGATTACGCGCCGAAAGGTCTGGACTACGCGCTCAACCGCTATCAGTTCGAGGCGCATCGTCACTACAAGGTTCTCGACGACCATCTTGCCGGCAACCGCTACATGGTCGGCGACACCTATTCGATCGTCGATATGGCGTTCTGGGGCTGGGCTCGCATGGCGCCCCGCGTGATCGGCGACAGCGTCGCCAAATATCCGAACTTCAAACGGCTGCTGGATGAGGTTTCGGCGCGTCCGGCGGCGGCGAAAGCGATCGCGCTGAAGGATAAGTTCACCTTCAAAACGGAAAACGACGAGGAAGCGCTGGGCTTCCTGTACCGTCACATGAAGACGAAGGTGTCCTGA